The Syngnathus typhle isolate RoL2023-S1 ecotype Sweden linkage group LG11, RoL_Styp_1.0, whole genome shotgun sequence genome contains a region encoding:
- the tamm41 gene encoding phosphatidate cytidylyltransferase, mitochondrial, which produces MTLPVLHNTGVFYRRILSQFPQDISLAFAYGSGVFKQQGTSQGQMEKNMLDFVIAVDDPVTWHTMNLLQNRKHYSILKLLGPATISSIQSDHGAAMYYNTLVPVDGRIIKYGVISTECLIDDLVHWKTLYAAGRLHKPVKLLVQGDNGKLRAALMANLKSAVTASFLMLPESFSEEELFLQIAGLSYAGDFRMVIGEDKSKVANIVNDNMEHFRILYSNILRDCPQVVYKPQQGKLEVDKSPEGQFVQLMALPRTLQQRITRLVDPPGKNRDVEEILLQMAQDPDCGAVVQQGISSIVKSSSIAQSIKGIATAGMWKTVSYSTKKLLKMWKGWRRKPSVSQTS; this is translated from the exons ATGACTCTACCGGTTTTGCACAACACAGGCGTGTTCTACAGAAGAATTTTGTCACAATTCCCTCAGGATATCAGTTTAGCTTTCGCCTATGGATCGGGAGTTTTTAAACAACAAGGAACCAGCCAAGGTCAAATGGAG AAAAACATGCTGGACTTTGTGATTGCGGTGGATGATCCAGTCACTTGGCACACCATGAATTTGTTGCAGAACCGTAAACATTACTCCATCCTTAAACTACTGGGGCCCGCAACAATCAGCTCCATACAGAGTGACCATGGGGCAGCTATGTACTACAACACGCTGGTGCCCGTCGACGGGAgg ATTATTAAATATGGTGTGATAAGTACTGAGTGTCTAATTGATGACCTCGTGCACTGGAAGACCCTATATGCTGCAGGACGGCTTCACAAACCG GTGAAATTGCTGGTGCAGGGAGACAATGGGAAGCTGCGTGCCGCTTTAATGGCCAACCTCAAGAGTGCTGTAACAGCCTCATTCCTTATGCTACCAGAGAGTTTCAGCGAGGAGGAGCTTTTCCTCCAGATAGCTGGCCTTTCATATGCCG GTGATTTCAGGATGGTGATAGGAGAGGATAAATCCAAGGTGGCCAATATCGTGAATGACAACATGGAGCACTTCCGCATTCTCTATAGCAACATCTTACGGGACTGCCCCCAAGTGGTCTACAAACCCCAACAAGGAAAGTTGGAG GTCGATAAAAGCCCAGAGGGCCAGTTTGTTCAGTTGATGGCGTTGCCTCGCACACTGCAGCAGAGGATCACCAGGCTGGTGGACCCTCCCGGGAAGAACAGGGACGTAGAGGAGATCCTGCTGCAGATGGCTCAGGACCCTGACTGTGGAGCAGTTGTGCAGCAAG GTATCTCCTCGATTGTGAAATCCTCCAGTATAGCACAAAGTATCAAAGGCATAGCGACAGCTG GCATGTGGAAGACGGTATCCTACAGCACTAAGAAACTACTAAAGATGTGGAAGGGCTGGAGGAGAAAACCGTCTGTTTCTCAGACCTCCTGA